The following proteins are encoded in a genomic region of Periophthalmus magnuspinnatus isolate fPerMag1 chromosome 21, fPerMag1.2.pri, whole genome shotgun sequence:
- the LOC117389298 gene encoding histamine N-methyltransferase-like, with translation MSSPLKCLVHDDDRYQKSFELFLERSSEHQAMRDFIHNTLPDILASVGNGKSQLNVIGVGSGAGKIDLEMISQLRLKHPGVLVDNEVVEPSSQQLHNYRVMVGQKPDLDYIKFTWNKMTASEFEEQRRQKNVTKKADFIHMIQMLYYVQDPGATISFFQSLLDKNGKLLILLVSGDSGWGKLWETFRSQLCNTEISQCVTTADIKSLLDMRRVPYKSYELQSHMDITECFTEGDETGELMLDFLTEVLDFSKTASPELRQGVMRLLRDPQCSVEKEGKVLFNNNLGVIVLDALS, from the exons ATGTCTTCTCCATTGAAGTGCCTGGTCCATGATGATGACCGATACCAAAAATCATTTGAGCTGTTTTTGGAGCGTTCCTCTGAACATCAAGCCATGAGAGACTTCATCCACAACACACTGCCCGACATACTGGCCAG TGTTGGCAATGGGAAGTCACAGCTAAATGTCATTGGTGTTGGGAGTGGGGCAG GTAAGATTGACCTGGAGATGATCTCTCAGCTGCGTCTGAAGCACCCAGGGGTGCTGGTGGATAACGAGGTAGTGGAGCCCAGCAGCCAGCAGCTCCATAACTACAGAG TGATGGTCGGCCAGAAGCCGGATTTAGACTATATCAAGTTTACCTGGAACAAGATGACAGCCTCTGAGTttgaggaacagaggagacagaaaaaTGTCACCAAGAAGGCTGACTTCATCCACATGATTCAG ATGCTGTACTATGTCCAAGATCCTGGAGCCACCATCAGCTTCTTTCAAAGCCTCCTCGACAAGAATGGAAAGCTCTTGATTCTTTTAGTGTCAG gtGACAGTGGCTGGGGGAAGCTATGGGAAACCTTCCGCAGTCAACTGTGCAACACTGAGATCAGTCAATGTGTGACCACTGCAGACATCAAGAGCCTGCTGGACATGCGCAGAGTCCCCTATAAGAGCTACGAGCTGCAGTCTCACATGGACATCACTGAATGTTTCACTGAAGGAGACGAGACTGGAGAGCTGATGTTGGACTTTCTGACTGAGGTCCTGGACTTCAGTAAAACAGCCTCGCCTGAGCTCAGACAGGGGGTGATGAGGCTGCTGCGAGACCCCCAGTGCAGtgtagagaaagaggggaaagtACTGTTCAATAATAACCTTGGAGTCATAGTTCTAGATGCACTCAGTTAA